A window of Campylobacter concisus contains these coding sequences:
- a CDS encoding TolC family protein yields the protein MKKILAVLLFALPLWAGNLLEIIALAQSARLESLKEFNKNEYINKNKSNKLNLSLDGRYTFVPDEIKGGYMTKAGSITAKVEYLIFDGGASEAADKILDHKGVEKIYKDEELMNLTAFQVAKVYFNAVALNSLINLETKFVDSFAKAAAENEFWFEYGEIDKSEFDAINFTLNKKRAELDELGLKLAELNSRINLLSNGEIGFNAGSKIMMPDFSKDDISAKLGAMEQEKFIKEQENERQKSKFAPKIYLKDTQSVNNNSFKKGERTTSQMIGAYADTNKPRVEFEWKLPDSLSLSKQSQVKRIEEQKAALDLSDEENRIITRLKELESTIKGLNAKLNLQDFKQGKLDSDFIDLLNGYLDGEIKYEEFLFVSEKNFSDRANFILDGDLLELNKLEYFFECARKINEVIIE from the coding sequence TTGAAGAAAATTTTGGCAGTTTTGCTCTTTGCCTTGCCTCTTTGGGCTGGAAATTTACTAGAGATCATCGCTCTAGCGCAAAGTGCAAGGCTTGAGAGTTTGAAAGAATTTAATAAAAATGAATATATAAATAAAAATAAGAGTAACAAGCTAAATTTATCCCTTGATGGCAGATATACCTTTGTGCCTGATGAGATAAAGGGCGGATATATGACAAAGGCGGGATCGATCACGGCAAAGGTTGAATATCTTATCTTTGACGGCGGTGCGAGCGAGGCTGCTGATAAAATTTTAGATCACAAAGGTGTGGAGAAAATCTACAAAGATGAAGAGCTGATGAATCTCACCGCTTTTCAGGTCGCAAAGGTCTATTTTAATGCCGTTGCCCTAAATTCGCTTATAAATTTAGAGACAAAATTTGTAGATAGCTTTGCCAAGGCTGCGGCTGAAAATGAGTTTTGGTTTGAGTATGGCGAGATCGATAAGAGTGAATTTGATGCGATAAATTTTACTCTTAATAAAAAAAGAGCTGAGCTTGACGAGCTTGGGCTTAAGCTAGCCGAGCTAAACTCAAGGATAAATTTGCTCTCAAACGGCGAGATCGGCTTTAATGCTGGCTCAAAGATAATGATGCCAGATTTTAGTAAAGATGATATAAGCGCAAAACTTGGGGCAATGGAGCAAGAAAAATTTATAAAAGAGCAAGAAAATGAGAGGCAAAAGAGTAAATTTGCTCCAAAAATTTACTTAAAAGATACGCAAAGTGTGAATAATAACAGCTTTAAAAAAGGTGAGAGGACGACTTCGCAGATGATAGGTGCTTACGCTGATACGAACAAGCCTAGAGTGGAGTTTGAGTGGAAGCTGCCTGATAGCTTAAGTCTTAGCAAACAAAGTCAAGTTAAACGCATTGAAGAGCAAAAGGCGGCACTTGATCTAAGCGATGAAGAAAATAGAATAATCACTCGCCTAAAAGAGCTAGAAAGCACGATCAAAGGCTTAAATGCGAAGTTAAATTTGCAAGATTTTAAGCAAGGTAAGCTTGATAGTGATTTTATTGATTTATTAAATGGCTATCTTGATGGCGAGATAAAATATGAAGAATTTTTGTTTGTGAGTGAGAAAAATTTTAGTGATAGGGCAAATTTCATACTTGATGGCGATTTACTTGAGCTAAACAAGCTTGAGTATTTTTTTGAATGTGCAAGAAAAATAAATGAGGTGATAATTGAATAA
- a CDS encoding efflux RND transporter permease subunit, whose amino-acid sequence MIKTAINRPITTLMVFLSLVVFGIYSLKTMNINLYPQVNIPIVKITTYANGDMNYIKTKITQKIEDEISSIEGIKKIYSTSFDNLSVVSIEFELNKDLESATNDVRDKMQKARLNANYEIEKLNGLSSAVFSLFITRLDGNETKLMQEIDDVAKPFLERISGVSKVKTNGFLEPAVKILLDRFKLDKNALSANEVANLIKVENLKAPLGKIENEQIQMAIKSDFSAKSIDEIRNLTIKQGVFLKDIASVELSYKDANEAAIMDKKSGVLLGLELAPDANALTVIALAESKLDQFKSLLGNEYDVKIAYDKSEVIQKHIDQTAFDMILGVLLTIVIVYLFLRNFSITIISVVAIPTSIVATFFIINALGYDINRLSLIALTLGIGIFIDDAIVVTENIASKLKDEPNALKASFAGIKEIAFSVFAISLVLLCVFVPIAFMSGIVGKYFNSFAMSVAAGIVISFFVSIFLVPTLSARFVNAKQSGFFLKSEPFFEALENFYEKILALALKFKLVFLAITFVVVVCSFGLAKFVGGDFMPSEDNSEFNIYFKLDPSLSLQASKDKLKDKISLINADPQVAYAYFILGYTDAKQPYLVKAYVRLKELKDRANHERQNAIMQRFRDKLKSDDMSVIVADLPVVEGGDVQPVKLTITSENGKDLEKFVPKISKMLKEINDATDVNSPEEDLLKRVQISIDEDKAKRLNLDKASVASAVYSAFSQNEVSVFENENGKEYELYMRLDDKFRSDTNDILKTKIRSKEGFFVTLGDVATISFEQKPASISRFNRADEIKFLANTKNNAPLNSVANEISKKLDEILPANFKYKFLGFVELMDDTNASFIFTVSASAVLIYMVLAALYESFLLPFLIMLAMPLAFCGVVIGLFISGNPFSLFVMVGVILLFGMVGKNAILVVDFANHFANSGMEANEAVKMAAKKRLRAVLMTTFAMIFAMLPLALSRGAGFEANSPMAISIIFGLISSTLLSLLVVPVLFAWVYNLDKFIRKFYERERI is encoded by the coding sequence CGATATGAACTATATAAAAACTAAGATCACGCAAAAGATCGAAGATGAAATTTCAAGCATTGAAGGTATCAAGAAAATTTACTCAACAAGCTTTGATAACCTAAGTGTGGTTAGCATCGAATTTGAGCTAAACAAAGACCTAGAGAGCGCTACAAACGACGTCCGCGACAAGATGCAAAAAGCAAGGTTAAACGCAAACTACGAGATAGAAAAGCTAAACGGCCTCTCTTCAGCCGTCTTTAGCCTCTTTATCACGAGGCTTGATGGCAACGAAACTAAGCTTATGCAAGAGATAGATGATGTGGCAAAGCCATTTTTGGAGCGCATTAGCGGCGTTTCAAAGGTCAAGACTAATGGCTTTTTAGAGCCAGCGGTGAAAATTTTACTAGATAGATTTAAGCTTGATAAAAACGCTCTTAGCGCAAACGAAGTGGCAAATTTGATAAAGGTTGAAAATTTAAAAGCGCCACTTGGCAAGATAGAAAATGAGCAAATTCAAATGGCTATCAAGTCAGATTTCAGCGCCAAAAGCATAGATGAGATAAGAAATTTAACGATCAAGCAAGGGGTCTTTTTAAAAGATATCGCAAGTGTTGAGCTTTCTTACAAAGACGCAAACGAAGCAGCGATAATGGATAAAAAAAGTGGCGTCTTGTTGGGTCTTGAGCTAGCCCCAGACGCAAACGCTCTAACCGTGATCGCTCTAGCTGAGTCAAAGCTAGATCAGTTTAAAAGCCTGCTTGGCAATGAATACGACGTAAAAATAGCTTATGATAAGAGCGAAGTGATACAAAAACACATCGATCAAACCGCCTTTGATATGATCCTTGGTGTCTTGCTAACCATAGTGATCGTATATCTGTTTTTAAGAAATTTCTCGATCACCATCATCTCAGTCGTAGCTATACCAACTAGCATCGTGGCGACATTTTTCATCATAAATGCCCTAGGCTACGACATAAACCGCCTAAGCCTCATAGCGCTAACGCTTGGCATTGGAATTTTCATCGATGATGCGATAGTTGTCACTGAAAATATCGCTAGTAAGCTAAAAGATGAGCCAAACGCCCTAAAAGCAAGCTTTGCAGGCATAAAAGAGATAGCGTTTAGCGTCTTTGCGATCTCGCTCGTGCTGCTTTGCGTCTTCGTGCCAATAGCCTTTATGAGCGGTATCGTTGGCAAATACTTTAACTCATTTGCGATGAGCGTGGCAGCTGGCATCGTCATTTCATTTTTTGTGAGTATATTTCTTGTACCAACGCTTAGTGCTAGGTTTGTAAATGCCAAACAAAGTGGCTTTTTTCTAAAAAGCGAGCCATTTTTTGAGGCACTTGAAAATTTCTATGAGAAAATTTTAGCTTTGGCGCTTAAATTTAAGCTCGTATTTTTAGCCATAACGTTTGTGGTCGTTGTTTGCTCGTTTGGACTGGCTAAATTTGTAGGCGGTGACTTCATGCCAAGCGAGGATAACTCGGAGTTTAACATCTACTTTAAGCTTGATCCTTCACTTAGCCTGCAAGCTAGCAAAGATAAACTAAAAGATAAAATTTCACTCATAAATGCCGATCCTCAGGTAGCTTACGCCTACTTCATCCTTGGCTACACAGATGCCAAGCAGCCTTATCTTGTAAAAGCTTACGTTAGGCTAAAAGAGCTAAAAGATAGAGCCAATCACGAGCGGCAAAACGCTATCATGCAGAGGTTTCGCGACAAGCTAAAAAGTGATGATATGAGCGTCATTGTAGCTGATTTGCCAGTGGTTGAAGGTGGCGATGTGCAGCCAGTTAAGCTTACTATCACCTCTGAAAACGGCAAAGATCTAGAGAAATTTGTGCCAAAGATCAGCAAAATGCTAAAAGAGATAAATGACGCAACGGACGTAAATTCGCCCGAAGAAGATCTGCTAAAACGCGTGCAAATTTCTATCGATGAAGATAAGGCTAAGAGGCTAAATTTAGACAAAGCCAGCGTTGCAAGCGCCGTTTATAGCGCATTTAGCCAGAACGAGGTCTCTGTTTTTGAAAACGAAAATGGCAAAGAGTATGAGCTTTATATGCGCCTTGATGATAAATTTAGAAGCGATACAAATGATATCTTAAAGACCAAGATAAGAAGCAAAGAGGGCTTTTTTGTCACACTTGGCGATGTGGCGACGATTAGTTTTGAGCAAAAGCCAGCTAGTATTTCTAGATTTAATAGAGCTGATGAGATAAAATTTTTAGCAAATACCAAAAATAACGCTCCGCTAAATAGCGTGGCAAATGAAATTTCAAAGAAGCTTGATGAAATTTTGCCAGCAAATTTCAAGTATAAATTTCTTGGATTTGTCGAGCTGATGGATGATACAAACGCTTCTTTTATCTTTACGGTAAGTGCGAGTGCGGTGCTTATTTACATGGTGCTAGCTGCACTTTATGAGAGCTTTTTGCTGCCATTTCTCATCATGCTAGCCATGCCGCTTGCCTTTTGTGGCGTGGTGATCGGACTTTTTATAAGCGGCAATCCATTTAGCCTATTTGTCATGGTTGGCGTCATCTTGCTCTTTGGTATGGTCGGTAAAAACGCCATCTTAGTCGTTGATTTTGCAAATCACTTTGCAAATAGCGGTATGGAGGCAAACGAAGCTGTGAAAATGGCTGCTAAAAAGCGCCTAAGAGCTGTTTTGATGACCACTTTTGCGATGATATTTGCTATGCTGCCACTTGCCCTTAGTAGAGGAGCTGGCTTTGAGGCAAACTCACCTATGGCTATAAGCATCATCTTTGGGCTCATTAGCTCGACCTTGCTAAGCTTGCTTGTCGTGCCAGTGCTCTTTGCATGGGTTTATAATCTTGATAAATTTATAAGAAAATTTTATGAAAGGGAGAGAATTTGA